The Streptomyces sp. NBC_00162 genome window below encodes:
- a CDS encoding MFS transporter: MTSSLSENDTTGPEAKAGRKEWIALGVLLLPVLLVSMDLTVLYFAIPAISEDLRPSGSEQLWMIDIYGFVLSGVLLTMGALGDRIGRRRLLLIGAVVFGGGSLLAAYASNPEMVVTARALQGIGGATLMPSTLALIRNLFRDQTQRRTAVAVWSTGMAAGAALGPVVSGALLTGFWWGSVFLINVPVMLLLLVAAPFLLPEFKDAAAGKFDLISAALSLAIVLPVIYGFKKIAVDGFSVTHVVAIAVGLAIVPLFLRRQRTSSDPMIDISLFRNRAFGASVTVNMLACFTLVGYSLFSTQYMQSVLGMSALKSALWTIPGTLAVGAVVPVATVLVRTVKPAHIIGAGFTVATLALLMLTQVPAEDGLVLILIGIIALAVGLTPVLTLVTELVVGQVPPERAGTASALLQTGQELGGALGVAVLGSIGAAVYRNSSALDAPAGVPADALEPARETIGGALAAAGKLSGDASASLIEAARTAFTTEVHAASVAGAVVMAGAAVFALIGLRSVQTDNQRAAELAAQSAPAAQKAAQPGAGTA; encoded by the coding sequence ATGACCAGCTCCCTGAGCGAGAACGACACGACCGGACCGGAGGCCAAGGCGGGCCGCAAGGAATGGATCGCCCTCGGCGTACTGCTCCTGCCCGTGCTGCTCGTCTCCATGGACCTGACGGTTCTCTACTTCGCCATCCCCGCCATCAGCGAGGACCTGCGGCCCTCCGGCAGCGAGCAGCTGTGGATGATCGACATCTACGGCTTCGTCCTGTCCGGAGTCCTGCTCACCATGGGCGCGCTCGGCGACCGCATCGGCCGCCGGCGCCTCCTGCTGATCGGTGCCGTGGTCTTCGGCGGCGGCTCGCTGCTCGCCGCCTACGCCTCCAACCCCGAGATGGTGGTCACCGCCCGGGCCCTCCAGGGCATCGGCGGCGCCACCCTCATGCCGTCCACGCTCGCCCTCATCCGGAACCTGTTCCGCGACCAGACCCAGCGGCGCACCGCCGTCGCCGTCTGGTCCACCGGCATGGCCGCCGGCGCCGCGCTCGGCCCCGTGGTCAGCGGCGCCCTCCTCACCGGCTTCTGGTGGGGTTCCGTCTTCCTCATCAACGTCCCCGTGATGCTGCTCCTGCTGGTCGCCGCGCCGTTCCTGCTGCCGGAGTTCAAGGACGCCGCGGCCGGGAAGTTCGACCTGATCAGCGCCGCGCTCTCGCTCGCCATCGTGCTGCCGGTCATCTACGGCTTCAAGAAGATCGCCGTGGACGGCTTCTCCGTCACCCACGTCGTCGCCATCGCGGTCGGCCTGGCCATCGTCCCGCTGTTCCTGCGCCGCCAGCGCACCAGCAGCGACCCGATGATCGACATCTCGCTGTTCCGCAACCGCGCCTTCGGCGCCTCGGTCACCGTGAACATGCTGGCCTGCTTCACCCTCGTCGGCTACTCGCTCTTCAGCACCCAGTACATGCAGTCGGTCCTCGGCATGAGCGCGCTGAAGTCCGCGCTGTGGACCATCCCCGGCACGCTCGCCGTGGGCGCCGTCGTGCCCGTCGCCACCGTCCTCGTCCGTACCGTCAAGCCCGCTCACATCATCGGCGCCGGGTTCACCGTCGCCACCCTCGCCCTGCTGATGCTCACCCAGGTGCCGGCCGAGGACGGCCTGGTGCTGATCCTGATCGGCATCATCGCGCTGGCCGTCGGGCTCACCCCGGTGCTCACCCTCGTCACCGAACTCGTCGTCGGCCAGGTGCCGCCGGAGCGCGCCGGTACCGCCTCCGCCCTGCTCCAGACCGGCCAGGAGCTCGGCGGCGCCCTCGGCGTGGCCGTGCTGGGCAGCATCGGCGCCGCCGTCTACCGCAACAGCTCCGCGCTGGACGCCCCGGCCGGGGTGCCCGCCGACGCGCTGGAGCCCGCCCGCGAGACCATCGGCGGCGCCCTGGCGGCCGCCGGCAAGCTCTCGGGCGACGCGTCCGCCAGTCTGATCGAGGCGGCCCGTACCGCCTTCACGACCGAGGTGCACGCCGCCTCGGTGGCCGGAGCCGTCGTCATGGCCGGAGCCGCGGTCTTCGCCCTGATCGGGCTGCGCTCCGTCCAGACCGACAACCAGCGGGCCGCGGAACTCGCCGCGCAGAGCGCCCCGGCGGCGCAGAAGGCCGCACAGCCGGGCGCGGGCACCGCGTAA